A single Stigmatopora argus isolate UIUO_Sarg chromosome 7, RoL_Sarg_1.0, whole genome shotgun sequence DNA region contains:
- the LOC144077932 gene encoding 3',5'-cyclic-AMP phosphodiesterase 4C-like — protein sequence MKKSRSVLSVTGEEGGDALKTVGGGEKAESPRYSRSYTSGATLGAELRRGRSRRLSSSLQVPCWLRPRDRTRSPEILGNMSRPTTLPLRIPPRISITQADADSYDGENGVSPAHTPLGSQSPGLTLNTSFPQSQRRESFLYRSDSDYDMSPKTVSRNSSLASEGHTGEDFIVTPFAQVLASLRSVRSNFTILANVSTPTVKRSPLGGVSLSPRASLSDQQYQQLALDTLEELDWCLDQLETIQTHRSVSEMASNKFTRMLNRELSHLSEMSRSGNQVSEYISSTFLDKQNEEEIPSPTLKDKPMSQISGVRKLSHSSSLSSTSMPRFGVNTDQEDELAKELEDLDKWSFNIFQVAEFSNNRPLSCIMYTIFQERELLKTFRIPVDTFVTYVMTLEDHYHGNVAYHNSLHAADVTQSTHVLLSTPALDAVFTDLEILAALFAAAIHDVDHPGVSNQFLINTNSELALMYNDESVLENHHLAVGFKLLHQDNCDIFQNLTKRQRQSLRKLVIDIVLATDMSKHMTLLADLKTMVETKKVTSSGVLLLDHYNERIQVMRNMVHCADLSNPTKPLPLYRQWTERIMQEFFRQGDKERERGMEISAMCDKHTASVEKSQVGFIDYIVHPLWETWADLVHPDAQELLDTLEENREWYVTTMPQSPSPPPDRHLQHDRFQFEITLEDLEHNNHNHADGRSEDGTGGQSEDCHEDSEDEKNHNREENGLSDEDEEQEKQEEEENKDEDEEKVEEDGALEEAEENVEVGDEHLEEEDGDEGNVEEEDAVEGNFEENGEEQEGVEEEQEHVEEDVTENEVEEEQREHVEEDVTENEVEEEQRELVEEDVTENEVEEEEEEEENPEEDGEVEENQEVEES from the exons ATGAAGAAGAGCCGCAGCGTGCTGTCAGTAACTGGAGAAGAG GGCGGGGACGCTCTCAAAACAGTCGGCGGCGGAGAAAAGGCAGAGTCGCCGCGCTACAGCCGGTCCTACACGTCTGGGGCTACGCTGGGGGCGGAGCTACGCAGGGGGAGGAGTAGGAGACTCTCGTCTAGTTTACAG GTTCCCTGCTGGCTTCGCCCTCGCGACCGCACTCGCTCGCCAGAAATCCTCGGCAACATGTCGCGTCCCACGACGCTGCCCCTCCGCATCCCGCCACGCATCTCCATCACGCAAGCCGACGCCGACAG TTACGACGGGGAAAACGGCGTCTCCCCCGCTCACACGCCGCTGGGCTCGCAGAGTCCCGGACTCACGCTCAATACGTCCTTCCCCCAGAGCCAAAGGAGGGAGTCCTTCCTCTACCGCTCGGATTCCGATTACGACATGTCGCCCAAGACCGTCTCGCGCAACTCTTCGTTGGCGAGTGAAGG ACACACGGGGGAGGACTTCATCGTTACGCCTTTTGCTCAA GTTCTAGCCAGTCTGCGATCGGTCCGCAGCAATTTCACCATCCTCGCTAACGTCTCCACTCCGACAGTCAA GAGATCTCCGCTGGGCGGAGTAAGCCTCAGTCCCAGAGCCTCGTTGTCGGACCAGCAGTACCAGCAGCTGGCCTTGGACACGCTAGAAGAACTGGATTGGTGTCTGGACCAACTGGAAACCATCCAGACGCACCGATCTGTCAGCGAGATGGCGTCCAACAAG TTCACGAGGATGCTGAACAGAGAGTTGTCCCATCTATCCGAGATGAGCCGTTCGGGTAACCAGGTGTCGGAGTACATCTCCAGCACCTTCCTGG ACAAGCAGAACGAAGAGGAAATCCCGTCCCCGACTTTAAAAGACAAGCCCATGAGTCAAATCAGCGGTGTGCGGAAACTGTCGCATAGTTCCAGCCTATCCAGCACCTCCATGCCTCGTTTTGGGGTCAACACCGACCAGGAGGACGAGCTGGCAAAG GAGTTGGAAGATTTGGACAAGTGGAGCTTCAACATATTCCAAGTTGCTGAATTCTCCAATAACAGACCTCTAAGCTGTATCATGTATACCATCTTTCAG GAACGAGAGCTTCTGAAGACCTTCCGCATTCCCGTCGACACCTTCGTCACTTACGTGATGACTCTCGAGGACCATTACCACGGCAACGTAGCGTACCACAACAGCCTCCACGCCGCCGACGTCACCCAGTCCACTCACGTCCTCCTCTCCACGCCGGCCCTGGAC GCCGTCTTCACCGACCTGGAGATCCTCGCCGCACTCTTCGCCGCCGCCATCCACGACGTGGACCACCCTGGAGTTTCCAATCAGTTCCTCATCAACACCA ACTCGGAGCTGGCCCTGATGTACAACGATGAGTCAGTCCTGGAGAACCACCACCTGGCAGTGGGCTTCAAGCTCCTGCACCAGGACAACTGCGATATCTTCCAGAATCTCACCAAGCGGCAGAGGCAGAGCCTCCGCAAGCTCGTCATCGATATC GTTCTGGCTACAGACATGTCCAAACACATGACCCTGTTGGCAGACCTGAAGACCATGGTGGAGACCAAGAAGGTgaccagctctggggtcctgttgCTGGATCACTACAATGAGCGCATTCAG GTCATGAGAAACATGGTCCACTGCGCCGACCTGAGCAACCCCACCAAGCCCTTACCGTTGTACAGACAGTGGACGGAGCGGATCATGCAGGAGTTCTTTCGCCAGGGTGACAAGGAGAGGGAGCGTGGCATGGAGATCAGCGCCATGTGCGACAAACACACTGCATCTGTGGAGAAGAGTCAG GTGGGCTTCATTGACTACATTGTTCACCCGCTTTGGGAGACGTGGGCCGACCTGGTGCACCCCGACGCCCAGGAGCTTCTGGACACCTTGGAGGAGAACCGCGAGTGGTATGTGACCACCATGCCTCAGTCTCCGTCGCCACCTCCGGACAGGCACTTGCAGCACGACCGCTTCCAGTTTGAGATCACGCTGGAGGACCTGGAGCACAACAACCACAATCACGCGGACGGCAGAAGTGAGGACGGAACGGGCGGTCAGAGTGAAGACTGTCACGAAGACAGCGAGGATGAGAAGAACCACAACAGGGAGGAGAATGGACTTAGCGATGAGGATGAGGAGCAGgagaagcaggaggaggaggagaacaaaGACGAAGATGAAGAAAAAGTGGAAGAAGATGGTGCTTTGGAGGAAGCAGAGGAAAATGTGGAGGTGGGAGATGAGCACTTGGAAGAGGAAGATGGAGATGAAGGAAATGTCGAGGAGGAAGATGCAGTAGAAGGAAACTTTGAGGAGAATGGAGAAGAGCAGGAAGGCGTAGAAGAGGAGCAAGAACATGTTGAAGAAGACGTCACGGAAAATGAGGTGGAAGAGGAGCAGCGAGAACATGTTGAAGAAGACGTCACGGAAAATGAGGTGGAAGAGGAGCAGCGAGAACTTGTTGAAGAAGACGTCACGGAAAATGAggtggaagaggaagaagaagaggaagaaaatcCTGAGGAGGATGGAGAAGTTGAAGAAAACCAGGAAGTGGAGGAGAGTTAG
- the ears2 gene encoding nondiscriminating glutamyl-tRNA synthetase EARS2, mitochondrial isoform X4 translates to MSLQDTTLTSLPSLVSSSSTTTSAKTCRKVAMANADSHPTLESCLNQATDPNNQEDRWDCIQDFFQLVDKETHGPQEALGLLAHKIQSPQEKVALQALTVLEACMNNCGKRFHGEAAKFRFLNELIKVLTPKYFGSWTTQTVKDRLTQVLYGWTLWLKEETKIQEAYSMLKKQGIIVKDPKVPDPIIMVPPPQRATDSVFEQEDKATLFARLLKSRRPEDLETANRLIKSTLKEEQDKAEKASKRESTLKEVESSTKQMTKMLDEHTGVLLQPSEKLKELYKSCERLRPRLFRLASDTVDDDAALTRILAANDELTLAVNAYKERTGRNPSSASEEGVMGNEKAPTSPREIKSYQLIDLSALDSPQTDRKANSASSPVSSSPVFFSFSESAEHPSEELLSPKSYSDELIQLNIAFNGTNKENGPPLRARGCSESASSSLNGINIW, encoded by the exons GCCATGGCGAACGCTGACAGCCATCCAACTTTGGAGTCCTGCTTAA acCAGGCAACAGACCCAAACAACCAAGAAGACAGGTGGGACTGCATccaggatttttttcaattggttGACAAAGAAACTCATGG TCCACAGGAAGCTCTCGGTCTTCTTGCTCATAAAATCCAGTCCCCCCAAGAAAAAGTGGCTCTTCAAGCTCTCACT GTTCTCGAGGCCTGTATGAATAACTGCGGCAAGAGGTTTCACGGCGAGGCGGCCAAGTTTCGGTTCCTTAATGAACTCATCAAAGTGTTGACGCCAAAG TACTTTGGTTCCTGGACTACCCAGACAGTTAAAGACAGACTGACCCAGGTTCTTTATGGTTGGACACTCTGGCTCAAAGAGGAAACCAAAATTCAGGAAGCCTACTCCATGCTCAAAAAACAAG GAATCATTGTGAAGGATCCCAAAGTTCCAGACCCCATCATAATGGTGCCTCCACCGCAAAGGGCTACAGACTCCGTTTTTGAACAGGAGGACAAGGCAACG CTCTTTGCCAGGTTGTTAAAAAGTAGACGTCCTGAAGACCTTGAGACCGCCAACAGGCTcattaaaagcacattaaaaGAG gagcAAGACAAGGCAGAAAAAGCATCAAAACGCGAATCCACTTTAAAAGAGGTAGAAAGCAGCACCAAGCAGATGACAAAGATGTTGGATGAGCATACTGGTGTGCTTTTACAGCCCAGTGAGAAATTAAAG GAGCTCTATAAGAGCTGCGAGCGTCTGAGGCCGAGGCTTTTCCGGCTGGCGAGCGACACGGTGGACGACGACGCGGCCCTGACCCGGATCCTGGCGGCCAACGACGAGCTCACGCTGGCCGTGAATGCCTACAAGGAGCGTACGGGGAGGAATCCGAGCAGTGCGAGCGAAGAAGGCGTGATGGGAAACGAAAAGG CCCCCACGAGTCCCCGAGAGATCAAGAGCTACCAACTTATTGACCTCTCCGCCCTGGACTCGCCTCAGACGGACAGGAAAGCCAATTCCGCGTCATCCCCCGTCTCGTCCTCAcccgtttttttctccttctcagAGAGCGCTGAGCATCCATCAG AAGAACTTCTGTCTCCAAAATCGTATTCTGATGAGCTAATCCAG CTCAACATCGCTTTCAATGGAACAAATAAAGAGAACggccctcccttgagagctcgCGGCTGCTCGGAAAGTGCTTCCTCTTCACTAAACGGAATCAACATATGGTGA